One Glycine soja cultivar W05 chromosome 2, ASM419377v2, whole genome shotgun sequence genomic region harbors:
- the LOC114380796 gene encoding BTB/POZ domain-containing protein At1g67900-like, producing the protein MKFMKLGSRPDTFYTAEAVRSVSSEVSSDLIIQVKGSRYLLHKFPLLSKCLRLQKLCSEPPDSSSQHQIIQLPDFPGGMEAFELCAKFCYGITITLSPYNIVAARCGAEYLQMTEEVEKGNLIQKLEVFFNSCILRGWKDSIVSLQSTKALPMWSEDLGITSRCIEAVAAKVLSHPSKVSLSHSHSRRVRDDVSCNGNQSVRHNKSGNKGWWAEDLAELSIDLYWRTMIAIKSGGKIPSNLIGDALKIYASRWLPNITKNGGHIKKQAVADSESDNLVGEIASKHRLLLESVVSLLPAEKGAVSCGFLLKLLKASNILNASSSSKMELAKRVGLQLEEATVNDLLIPSLSYTNDSVYDVELVRTILEQFVSQGQSPPTSPARSRLAFERRRSRSAENINLEFQESRRSSSASHSSKLKVAKLVDRYLQEVARDVNFQLSKFIALAEIIPDFARHDHDDLYRAVDIYLKAHPELNKSERKRLCRILDCKKLSMEACMHAAQNELLPLRVVVQVLFFEQARAAQAGGKVTDLPTNIKALLTAHGIDPSKPTAPLSTTTSINAEENWSVSNFKSPKSKSSTLRMKLAEDEDFNQNGLAHDGIGRNSRFKAICAIPTQPKKMLTKFWSTTNRTAATTEKN; encoded by the exons ATGAAGTTCATGAAACTAGGATCTCGTCCTGATACATTCTACACTGCAGAAGCAGTAAG GTCAGTCTCTTCTGAAGTTTCCAGTGATCTCATAATTCAAGTTAAGGGAAGCAGATATCTTCTTCACAAG TTTCCCTTGCTGTCCAAATGTTTGAGGCTACAAAAGCTATGTTCAGAACCTCCTGATTCGTCTTCTCAGCACCAAATAATCCAACTCCCTGATTTCCCTGGTGGGATGGAGGCATTTGAGTTGTGTGCTAAGTTCTGCTATGGAATAACCATCACTCTCAGCCCTTACAACATTGTGGCGGCACGATGTGGCGCCGAGTATCTTCAGATGACTGAGGAGGTTGAGAAGGGGAACTTAATTCAGAAGCTTGAGGTTTTCTTCAACTCATGCATTCTACGTGGCTGGAAGGACTCTATTGTGAGTCTTCAGTCCACAAAGGCGTTGCCTATGTGGTCTGAGGACTTAGGAATTACAAGCAGATGCATTGAAGCTGTTGCTGCAAAAGTTCTAAGTCACCCTTCTAAGGTGAGTTTGTCACATAGCCATTCACGAAGAGTGAGGGATGATGTGTCTTGCAATGGCAACCAAAGTGTGAGGCATAACAAGTCAGGAAACAAAGGATGGTGGGCTGAAGATTTGGCAGAACTTAGCATAGACTTGTATTGGAGAACCATGATAGCTATCAAATCTGGTGGCAAGATtccctcaaatcttattggaGATGCATTGAAAATCTATGCATCTAGGTGGCTACCAAATATTACCAAGAATGGAGGACATATCAAGAAGCAAGCTGTTGCTGACTCAGAATCTGATAACTTGGTTGGTGAAATAGCTTCAAAGCATCGTTTGCTTTTGGAATCAGTGGTGAGCTTGCTTCCTGCTGAGAAAGGTGCTGTTTCGTGTGGCTTTCTCTTGAAGCTCTTAAAGGCATCCAATATTCTTAATGCTTCTTCATCTTCAAAGATGGAATTGGCAAAAAGGGTAGGGCTTCAATTGGAGGAAGCCACAGTGAATGATCTTTTGATACCCTCACTGTCTTACACAAACGATTCAGTGTATGATGTTGAGTTGGTGAGGACCATATTGGAGCAGTTTGTGTCACAAGGGCAGAGTCCACCAACTAGTCCTGCAAGATCTAGGTTGGCCTTTGAAAGAAGAAGGTCTCGTTCAGCTGAGAATATTAACTTGGAGTTTCAAGAGAGTAGGAGGTCCTCTTCAGCATCTCACAGTTCAAAACTGAAAGTGGCAAAGCTTGTGGATAGGTATCTTCAAGAAGTTGCCAGGGATGTGAATTTTCAGTTGTCGAAATTCATTGCTCTTGCTGAGATTATACCAGATTTTGCAAGACATGATCATGATGATCTCTACAGGGCTGTTGACATTTATCTcaag GCTCATCCAGAACTCAACAAGAGTGAAAGGAAAAGATTGTGCCGGATTCTTGACTGCAAAAAACTGTCTATGgaagcatgcatgcatgcagcACAAAATGAGCTTCTTCCCCTCAGGGTTGTTGTTCAAGTTCTCTTCTTTGAGCAAGCTAGAGCAGCACAGGCTGGTGGCAAAGTGACTGATTTACCAACCAATATCAAGGCATTACTCACAGCACATGGTATTGACCCATCAAAACCAACAGCACCATTAAGCACTACTACAAGTATAAATGCTGAGGAAAATTGGAGTGTTTCAAACttcaaatcaccaaagtcaaAGTCTTCAACACTGAGGATGAAGCTAGCTGAAGATGAGGACTTCAATCAAAATGGTTTGGCCCATGACGGAATTGGAAGGAATTCTAGATTTAAGGCCATATGTGCTATTCCAACCCAACCAAAAAAAATGCTTACTAAGTTCTGGTCTACTACCAATAGAACTGCTGCTACAACTGAAAAGAATTGA